The Podospora pseudocomata strain CBS 415.72m chromosome 1 map unlocalized CBS415.72m_1, whole genome shotgun sequence genome has a segment encoding these proteins:
- a CDS encoding uncharacterized protein (EggNog:ENOG503P7JA) encodes MMFAIIAVLLLLLSFSTADNRITIKSFSLFLQQRQCVQLCLWQPVTSSRDVAVAIGCAEPWVNECFCQRELAGKASTFISNCVASRCGSPQEIAPSSGPVASGLSVYNSYCQENGLPIPTVASIWSFDAYSALPQCGRLCFWRANRDTYDLMPQMGCGEPWDNGCLCDRENNEERITRGKAFMTECIASRCGTSQDGILTEALRAWGDYCGSAGLSLVAITEGAAVDSSVTTISIAVGPSQTDIQTGEPETGQISTGAIVGIVVGGVATVAAVVIAAALIMYRKRQNKANMDRYGAVENLSPPQNDNNQVGGPRIMHEKPAEPEVAEVAGARHELSNRDVHQRILELPA; translated from the exons ATGATGTTTGCTATTATTGCCGTATTATTGTtgctcctttctttctccacCGCCGACAACCGCATCACCATCAAATCCTTCTCACTTTTTCTTCAGCAACGCCAATGCGTCCAACTTTGTCTTTGGCAACCAGTTACGAGCTCGAGAGATGTGGCAGTCGCTATCGGGTGCGCCGAACCATGGGTTAACGAATGCTTCTGCCAGAGGGAGCTGGCTGGCAAGGCCTCCACGTTCATCTCCAACTGCGTAGCCAGTCGATGCGGGAGTCCACAGGAGATTGCTCCCTCGAGCGGCCCTGTTGCTAGTGGTTTGAGTGTTTACAACTCCTACTGCCAGGAAAACGGACTGCCTATACCAACCGTCGCGTCGATCTGGAGCTTTGATGCGTACAGTGCCCTGCCGCAGTGCGGCCGCCTGTGCTTCTGGCGTGCAAATAGGGACACTTATGATTTAATGCCACAAATGGGGTGTGGGGAACCTTGGGACAATGGGTGTTTGTGTGATAGGGAGAACAACGAAGAGAGAATAACAAGGGGGAAAGCTTTCATGACCGAGTGTATAGCTAGCCGGTGCGGGACAAGCCAAGATGGAATCTTGACTGAGGCATTGAGGGCATGGGGGGATTATTGTGGGAGTGCTGGGTTGTCGTTGGTGGCCATCACTGAGGGAGCCGCCGTTGATTCATCAGTGACAACCATAAGCATCGCTGTAGGACCCTCCCAGACAGACATCCAAACCGGAGAACCTGAAACAG GCCAAATCTCTACTGGAGCGATTGTTGGAATAGTTGTGGGGGGTGTTGCAACTGTCGCTGCTGTTGTGATCGCTGCGGCGCTGATCATGTACAGAAAACGGCAGAACAAGGCAAACATGGACAGATACGGCGCGGTAGAAAACCTGTCACCTCCGCAGAATGACAACAATCAAGTTGGGGGGCCGAGAATAATGCACGAAAAACCGGCCGAGCCAGAGGTTGCAGAGGTCGCAGGCGCAAGACATGAACTATCGAATCGAGATGTGCACCAGCGCATCTTGGAGCTACCGGCATAA
- a CDS encoding uncharacterized protein (EggNog:ENOG503PFUN; COG:O), which produces MAAVDPNDSPHAGPPATSVILAIMIAILILGCVFVAQRSSTLEVIRETITERIRGGRAGVGEETLQLMPVVKYNEALIDELESPGRAKSVSVWTRTRLRFWSWAQKKKDRAATPSTEHSDGALESGTLRPEKKRSSTRSHSCAICTEDFVEGGDVRKLSCGHIFHPSCVDPWLLQFAVTCPLCRVDLQAKTAVNAVTRPQRAL; this is translated from the exons ATGGCAGCTGTCGACCCCAACGATTCTCCCCACGCTGGCCCTCCTGCTACCTCTGTCATTCTCGCCATCATGATCGCCATTCTCATCCTAGGTTGCGTCTTCGTCGCCCAGCGATCCTCAACCCTCGAAGTAATCCGCGAGACTATCACCGAGCGGATACGAGGGGGGAGAGCTGGCGTTGGGGAAGAAACCCTGCAGTTGATGCCGGTCGTCAAGTACAACGAAGCCCTCATCGACGAGCTGGAGAGTCCGGGACGAGCAAAATCTGTTTCAGTATGGACGAGGACAAGGTTGAGATTTTGGAGCTGGGctcagaagaagaaggacagggCAGCGACTCCATCAACTGAACACAGTGATGGCGCGTT AGAAAGCGGCACGCTGAGGCCCGAAAAGAAACGATCATCAACAAGAAGTCATAGCTGCGCCATCTGCACCGAGGACTTTGTCGAAGGAGGTGATGTTCGGAAGTTGTCATGTGGACATATCTTTCACCCGTCGTGCGTTGACCCGTGGCTGCTGCAGTTTGCGGTTACATGTCCATTATG CCGAGTTGATCTCCAGGCCAAGACGGCAGTCAATGCTGTGACGAGACCTCAACGAGCGTTATAG
- a CDS encoding uncharacterized protein (EggNog:ENOG503NX6M; CAZy:GH3; COG:G) — MKLNKPFLAIYLAFNLAEASKTPDCINGPLAKTLACDTTASPPARAAALVQALNITEKLVNLVDMSLGAERIGLPAYAWWNEALHGVAASPGVSFNQAGQEFSHATSFANTITLAAAFDNDLVYEVADTISTEARAFSNAELAGLDYWTPNINPYKDPRWGRGHETPGEDPVHIKGYVQALLEGLEGRDKIRKVIATCKHFAAYDLERWQGALRYRFNAVVTSQDLSEYYLQPFQQCARDSKVGSFMCSYNALNGTPACASTYLMDDILRKHWNWTEHNNYITSDCNAIQDFLPNFHNFSQTPAQAAADAYNAGTDTVCEVPGYPPLTDVIGAYNQSLLSEEIIDRALRRLYEGLIRAGYLDSASPHPYTKISWSQVNTPKAQALALQSATDGIVLLKNNGLLPLDLTNKTIALIGHWANATRQMLGGYSGIPPYYANPIYAATQLNVTFHHAPGPVNQSSPSPNDTWTSPALSAASKSDIILYLGGTDLSIAAEDRDRDSIAWPSAQLSLLTSLAQMGKPTIVARLGDQVDDTPLLSNPNISSILWVGYPGQSGGTALFNIITGVSSPAARLPVTVYPETYTSLIPLTAMSLRPTSARPGRTYRWYPSPVLPFGHGLHYTTFTAKFGVFESLTINIAELVSNCSERYLDLCRFPQVSVWVSNTGELKSDYVALVFVRGEYGPEPYPIKTLVGYKRIRDIEPGTTGAAPVGVVLGDLARVDLGGNRVLFPGRYEFLLDVEGGRDRVVIELVGEEVVLEKFPQPPAAG; from the exons ATGAAACTCAATAAGCCATTCCTGGCCATTTATTTGGCTTTCAACTTGGCCGAGGCTTCGAAAACTCCGGATTGCATCAATGGTCCGCTGGCAAAGACCTTGGCATGTGATACAACGGCGTCACCTCCTGCGAGAGCAGCTGCTCTTGTGCAGGCTTTAAATATCACGGAAAAGCTTGTGAATCTAGTGGA CATGAGCCTCGGTGCAGAAAGGATCGGCCTTCCAGCTTATGCTTGGTGGAACGAAGCTCTTCATGGTGTTGCCGCGTCGCCTGGGGTCTCGTTCAATCAGGCCGGACAAGAATTCTCACACGCTACTTCATTTGCGAATACCATTACGCTAGCAGCCGCCTTTGACAATGACCTGGTTTACGAGGTGGCGGATACCATCAGCACTGAAGCGCGAGCGTTCAGCAATGCCGAGCTCGCTGGACTGGATTACTGGACGCCTAACATCAACCCGTACAAAGATccgagatgggggaggggccaTGAG ACACCCGGAGAAGATCCGGTACACATCAAAGGCTACGTCCAAGCACTTCTCGAGGGCCTAGAAGGGAGAGATAAGATCAGAAAGGTGATTGCCACTTGTAAACACTTTGCAGCCTATGATTTGGAGAGGTGGCAAGGGGCTCTTAGATACaggttcaatgctgttgTGACCTCGCAGGATCTTTCGGAGTACTACCTCCAACCGTTTCAACAATGCGCTCGAGACAGCAAGGTCGGGTCTTTCATGTGCTCATATAATGCCCTCAACGGAACACCGGCATGTGCAAGCACGTATTTGATGGACGACATCCTTCGAAAACACTGGAATTGGACCGAGCACAACAACTATATTACGAGCGACTGTAATGCTATTCAG GACTTCCTCCCCAACTTTCACAACTTCAGCCAAACTCCAGCTCAAGCCGCCGCTGATGCTTATAACGCTGGTACAGACACCGTCTGTGAGGTGCCTGGATACCCCCCACTCACAGATGTAATCGGAGCATACAATCAGTCTCTGCTGTCAGAGGAAATTATCGACCGAGCACTTCGCAGATTATACGAAGGCCTCATCCGAGCTGGCTATCTTGACTCAGCCTCCCCACATCCATACACCAAAATCTCATGGTCCCAAGTAAACACCCCCAAAGCCCAAGCCCTGGCTCTCCAGTCCGCCACCGACGGGATAGTCCTTCTGAAAAACAACGGCCTCCTTCCCCTAGacctcaccaacaaaaccATAGCCCTCATAGGCCACTGGGCTAATGCAACCCGCCAAATGCTAGGCGGCTACAGCGGTATCCCCCCTTACTACGCCAACCCAATCTATGCAGCCACCCAGCTCAACGTCACTTTTCATCACGCCCCAGGACCGGTGAACCagtcatctccctccccaaatgACACCTGGacctcccccgccctctccgcGGCTTCCAAATCGGATATCATCCTCTACCTCGGCGGCACCGACCTCTCCATCGCAGCCGAAGACCGAGACAGAGACTCCATCGCCTGGCCATCCGCTCAGCTTTCCTTGTtaacctccctcgcccagaTGGGAAAACCCACAATCGTAGCAAGACTAGGCGACCAAGTAGACGACACCCCCCTGCTCTCCAACCcaaacatctcctccatcctaTGGGTAGGCTACCCAGGCCAATCAGGCGGAACAGCcctcttcaacatcatcaccggaGTCAGCTCCCCCGCCGCTCGACTGCCCGTCACAGTCTACCCAGAAACTtacacctccctcatccccctgACAGCCATGTCCCTCCGCCCAACCTCCGCCCGCCCAGGTCGGACCTACAGGTggtacccctcccccgtgCTCCCCTTCGGCCACGGCCTCCACTACACAACCTTTACCGCCAAATTCGGCGTCTTTGAgtccctcaccatcaacattgCCGAACTCGTTTCCAACTGTAGCGAACGATACCTCGACCTCTGCCGGTTCCCGCAGGTGTCCGTCTGGGTGTCGAATACGGGAGAACTCAAATCTGATTATGTCGCCCTTGTTTTTGTCAGGGGTGAGTACGGACCGGAGCCGTACCCGATCAAGACGCTGGTGGGGTACAAGCGGATAAGGGATATCGAGCCGGGGACTACGGGGGCGGcgccggtgggggtggtgctgggggatTTGGCTAgggtggatttgggggggaatAGGGTTTTGTTTCCGGGGAGGTATGAGTTTCTGCtggatgtggagggggggagggatagggtTGTGATCgagttggttggggaggaggtggtgttggagaagtTTCCTCAGCCGCCTGCGGCGGGTTGA
- a CDS encoding uncharacterized protein (EggNog:ENOG503Q1BC; COG:K): protein MNDGQEGLSTSRTPSVFSLSADVSQGDGFSSTAPAFPTSGVPQSGISYDGHHCDNWPSALSDTFNGLDNAPGTFDGLDNAPVALYQNHGPLNWSTSELSHVFNTNIELDQEQRSSHPAAPPFWLPPHASQSSVVSPTARLSSDNPPSFFSDYSNTADPVKRQNTYDASYLHARNESAYSLTGPVGQPQLNLNSVPPPTPYCLQHQHGLVLNAQQSNHGLTIDHNYDNIGAPIPETHPSPAAVIATPAAHSTSLTRRQDFTLVVPPKRRRGRPPKHDVNFPPGQPLTLSSTSAPSSILSPATILTTAGSLAFSSAYPGKQTPTGVSHPTETGDDGTRQQQEQQLKKRPRGSVSGANDNNNSTAEGTNLRSRNRQAAIRYRVKTQAAAAQLEAEEQEISSRRKSLLTSVGQLREEVYNLKNEVLKHADCDCPLIQAYLAHAARQVYSGLRGGPPPTTGRIMEVGMMGGGQGGLDYEGSSVGGGSSGGSIKSWGLSTPGTIITTTTTAMTTPTMTSPITGNSEDFKGGDYYGVVDTEEN from the exons ATGAACGACGGCCAGGAGGGCCTCAGTACGTCGCGGACTCCTTCAGTCTTTTCCTTATCCGCCGACGTTTCTCAGGGCGACGGCTTCTCTTCCACAGCACCCGCCTTTCCCACGAGCGGAGTCCCACAAAGTGGCATAAGCTATGATGGGCACCACTGCGATAACTGGCCATCCGCCCTTAGCGACACCTTCAATGGATTGGATAACGCTCCCGGCACCTTCGATGGG CTGGATAACGCTCCCGTCGCGCTCTACCAGAACCACGGACCGCTAAATTGGTCAACGTCTGAACTCTCCCATGTCTTCAACACAAATATAGAGTTAGACCAGGAACAGCGCTCTTCTCACCCAGCTGCGCCGCCTTTTTGGCTTCCACCGCATGCCTCTCAAAGCAGCGTCGTTTCCCCAACAGCACGGCTTTCCTCCGATAACCCGCCGAGCTTCTTTTCTGATTATTCCAATACCGCCGACCCTGTAAAACGCCAAAATACGTATGACGCTTCTTACCTTCACGCCCGAAATGAGTCGGCGTACTCTTTGACTGGACCCGTCGGTCAACCTCAATTGAATCTGAACTCAGTCCCCCCGCCGACACCTTACtgtcttcaacatcaacacggATTGGTACTTAACGCACAGCAGTCCAACCACGGGCTCACAATCGATCATAACTACGACAACATAGGAGCCCCAATACCGGAGACGcacccatcaccagcagcagtaaTAGCAACACCCGCCGCCCACTCCACAAGCTTGACTCGCAGACAGGATTTTACACTCGTTGTGCCCCCGAAACGCCGGCGAGGCCGCCCACCTAAACACGACGTGAACTTTCCCCCAGGCCAGCCCTTAACCCTAAGCTCCACCAGTGCTCCCAGCAGCATCCTCTCCCCGGCCACAATACTCACAACCGCTGGAAGCCTAGCATTCTCATCTGCCTACCCCGGcaaacaaacaccaactGGCGTCTCCCACCCCACCGAAACTGGCGACGATGGtacaagacaacaacaagaacaacaactcAAAAAACGACCACGAGGCTCCGTCTCTGGAgccaacgacaacaacaacagcaccgccGAAGGGACCAACCTCCGCTCCCGCAACCGACAAGCCGCGATCCGGTACAGAGTCAAGACtcaggccgccgccgcccagctAGAGgcagaagagcaagagattAGCAGTCGGAGAAAGAGCTTGTTGACCAGCGTGGGACaattgagggaggaggtgtatAACTTGAAGAATGAGGTGTTGAAGCACGCGGATTGTGACTGTCCGTTGATCCAGGCTTATTTGGCTCATGCAGCGCGGCAGGTTTATTCTGGGTTGAGGGGTGGcccaccaccgacgacggGAAGGATAATGGAggttgggatgatggggggtggtCAAGGGGGGCTTGATTATGAGGGGAGTagtgtgggtggtgggagtagTGGGGGGAGTATTAAGTCCTGGGGTCTCAGTACACCTGGGACGATAAtaacgacgacgacgacggcaatgacgacgccgacgatgaCGTCGCCGATAACTGGAAACAGTGAGGATTTCAAGGGTGGGGACTACTATGGGGTGGTTGATACTGAGGAGAATTAG